One stretch of Variovorax sp. TBS-050B DNA includes these proteins:
- a CDS encoding I78 family peptidase inhibitor, whose amino-acid sequence MRPTVLQPTAGSVAMRGRGRRIAAACLGAAVLLLAACQAQPEFRPLTSEAPPPPTFVTVPTDPGCEAARAGYALGRPVAQPLLEELLARTGSGSVRTSAAGEPPPAPADPKRLNLDVDAQGRITAARCG is encoded by the coding sequence ATGCGCCCCACCGTACTGCAGCCAACCGCGGGCTCCGTCGCCATGCGAGGGCGCGGCCGCCGCATCGCCGCGGCATGCCTCGGCGCCGCCGTCCTGCTGCTGGCCGCCTGCCAGGCGCAGCCCGAATTCCGTCCGCTCACCTCCGAAGCCCCGCCGCCGCCCACCTTCGTGACCGTGCCCACCGACCCCGGCTGCGAGGCTGCGCGTGCCGGCTATGCGCTGGGCCGGCCGGTGGCGCAGCCGCTGCTCGAGGAACTGCTCGCGCGCACCGGCTCGGGCTCGGTGCGCACCTCGGCCGCCGGCGAGCCGCCGCCGGCGCCGGCCGATCCGAAGCGCCTCAACCTCGATGTCGATGCGCAGGGCCGCATCACGGCCGCGCGCTGCGGCTGA
- a CDS encoding EamA family transporter: MHTTLHPTRPANPPHPIVEWALLALLATLWGASYSFIKIGVATIPPLTLVAARTLIAGALLLAVLRWRGLRLPRDAASWRRFTVQAALNSVLPFALIAWAERSVDAGLATVLNSTSPIFIFLLSLGLAGAEKPTPRRWLGVGAGMVGICLIVGTEALRGLGHSLLAQLALVAASVCYGGAAMFGRVFKGLDPMLPAAGSLVAGAAMLLPASLAIERPWTLAPSAASVLAVLALAVLSTALAFTIYFRLIRTLGPMSTSAQAYLRVPVGVAIGVLLLGERLAPTAWLGLACIVAGVMAMTLPARGGRARAALNRC; encoded by the coding sequence ATGCACACCACCCTCCACCCGACACGACCCGCCAACCCGCCGCACCCGATCGTCGAATGGGCCCTGCTCGCGCTGCTCGCCACGCTCTGGGGCGCCTCGTACAGCTTCATCAAGATCGGCGTGGCGACCATTCCGCCGCTCACGCTGGTCGCCGCGCGCACCCTGATCGCCGGTGCGCTGCTGCTCGCGGTGCTGCGCTGGCGCGGCCTGCGGCTGCCGCGCGATGCGGCAAGCTGGCGCCGCTTCACGGTGCAGGCCGCGCTCAACAGCGTGCTGCCCTTCGCGCTGATCGCCTGGGCGGAGCGCAGCGTGGACGCGGGCCTCGCGACGGTCCTCAATTCCACCTCGCCGATCTTCATCTTCCTGCTGAGCCTCGGCCTGGCGGGCGCGGAAAAGCCCACGCCGCGGCGCTGGCTCGGCGTCGGCGCGGGTATGGTGGGCATCTGCCTGATCGTCGGCACCGAGGCGCTGCGCGGGCTCGGCCATTCGCTGCTCGCGCAACTGGCGCTGGTGGCGGCCTCGGTCTGCTATGGCGGCGCCGCGATGTTCGGTCGCGTGTTCAAGGGCCTCGATCCCATGCTGCCGGCCGCGGGCTCGCTGGTCGCGGGCGCGGCGATGCTGCTGCCCGCGAGCCTCGCGATCGAGCGGCCCTGGACGCTCGCGCCCTCGGCCGCCTCGGTGCTCGCGGTGCTGGCGCTCGCGGTGCTCTCGACCGCGCTGGCCTTCACGATCTACTTCCGGCTGATCCGCACGCTCGGGCCGATGTCGACCTCGGCCCAGGCCTACCTGCGCGTGCCCGTGGGCGTGGCGATCGGCGTGCTGCTGCTCGGCGAGCGGCTCGCGCCGACGGCCTGGCTCGGACTCGCGTGCATCGTGGCCGGGGTGATGGCGATGACGCTGCCCGCGCGCGGCGGCCGCGCCCGGGCGGCGCTCAATCGATGCTGA
- a CDS encoding alpha/beta hydrolase-fold protein: MRTVACVAGWAYLLGASSCGGGGGGGGIPIVPVAAVAPPAEPPAPAPPPPPPAPPAPDVPAAPPADAPASRVVSATIASSKTGATYALEIHLPASYDGGSARYPVIYAMDGDGVFNPPGTRFANFKTILDERRTEAILVGIGGTARREQDYTLPGATAYHDFLTLELVPFIEAGYRTDPARRLLTGLSLSGSMAGIALFLEGAAGSLTFSHFLAFEGAFDFQAAEYRELEQRMHDALGDRPLAATLLLTRCDHPTECNSGPVDGLYQRLRARGQPGLAVSEATYATTHTGTDLPSFADAVARVLP; encoded by the coding sequence ATGCGCACGGTCGCGTGCGTTGCGGGCTGGGCTTATCTGCTCGGCGCGTCGAGTTGCGGCGGGGGTGGCGGTGGGGGCGGCATTCCGATCGTGCCCGTGGCGGCCGTCGCGCCGCCGGCCGAACCGCCCGCCCCCGCGCCCCCGCCACCGCCCCCCGCGCCGCCCGCGCCCGACGTGCCGGCCGCACCGCCGGCCGATGCACCCGCCAGCCGCGTGGTCTCCGCCACGATCGCCTCCAGCAAGACGGGCGCGACCTATGCGCTCGAGATCCATCTGCCCGCCTCGTACGACGGCGGCTCCGCGCGCTACCCGGTCATCTACGCGATGGACGGCGACGGCGTCTTCAACCCGCCGGGCACGCGCTTCGCGAACTTCAAGACCATCCTCGACGAGCGCCGCACGGAGGCGATCCTGGTCGGCATCGGCGGCACGGCACGGCGCGAGCAGGACTACACGCTGCCCGGCGCCACCGCGTACCACGACTTCCTCACGCTCGAACTGGTGCCGTTCATCGAGGCCGGCTATCGCACCGATCCGGCTCGGCGCCTGCTGACCGGCCTTTCGCTCAGCGGCAGCATGGCCGGCATCGCGCTGTTTCTCGAGGGGGCGGCCGGCAGCCTGACCTTCTCGCACTTCCTGGCGTTCGAAGGCGCCTTCGACTTCCAGGCGGCCGAGTACCGCGAACTCGAACAGCGCATGCACGACGCGCTCGGCGACAGGCCGCTTGCCGCGACCCTGCTGCTGACGCGCTGCGACCATCCGACCGAATGCAACTCCGGTCCCGTCGACGGCCTGTACCAGCGGCTCCGGGCGCGCGGCCAGCCAGGGCTGGCCGTGAGCGAGGCGACCTACGCGACGACCCACACCGGCACCGACCTCCCGTCCTTCGCCGATGCGGTCGCGCGGGTGCTGCCGTAG
- a CDS encoding LysR family transcriptional regulator, which yields MLKLSLEAIEVVDAIARHGSFAAAAARLHKVPSTISYAVGRLEEQLGMRLFERNGPRVNLTPAGEEMLKEGRWLLNAANDLESRMRQIATGFESELRLVHDSLIPTQSLMDDIRAFEDLRCGTRLRIACEALTGSWEALREGRADIVIAAGEGPAGGGYQAVTVGSIAFAFCVAPSHPLTRLGRPLQRGDLLECNAIVVGDSARTLSDRTVGLLAGQPRITVPSMAAKIACQAAGLGHGFLPRACIAGELARGTLVELPTEEPRAPEPFWLAWKTGAEGQALRWWRERLNRTLVPALLPRSMLVG from the coding sequence GTGCTCAAGCTCAGCCTCGAAGCCATCGAAGTCGTCGACGCCATCGCCCGCCACGGCTCCTTCGCCGCGGCCGCCGCGCGGCTCCACAAGGTGCCCTCCACCATCTCGTATGCCGTGGGCCGTCTCGAAGAGCAGCTCGGCATGCGCTTGTTCGAGCGCAACGGCCCGCGCGTCAACCTCACGCCCGCGGGCGAGGAGATGCTGAAGGAGGGCCGCTGGCTGCTCAACGCGGCCAACGACCTCGAATCGCGCATGCGGCAGATCGCCACCGGCTTCGAGTCGGAGCTGCGCCTGGTGCACGATTCGCTGATCCCCACGCAATCGCTGATGGACGACATCCGCGCCTTCGAGGACCTGCGCTGCGGCACGCGGCTGCGCATCGCCTGCGAGGCGCTCACCGGCAGCTGGGAGGCGCTGCGCGAGGGGCGCGCGGACATCGTCATCGCCGCGGGAGAAGGCCCGGCCGGCGGCGGCTACCAGGCGGTGACGGTCGGCAGCATCGCGTTCGCGTTCTGCGTGGCGCCCAGCCATCCGCTCACGCGCCTGGGCCGGCCGCTGCAGCGCGGCGACCTGCTCGAATGCAACGCCATCGTCGTGGGCGACAGCGCGCGCACGCTGTCGGACCGCACCGTGGGCCTGCTCGCGGGCCAGCCGCGCATCACCGTGCCCTCGATGGCCGCGAAGATCGCCTGCCAGGCGGCCGGCCTCGGCCACGGCTTCCTGCCGCGCGCCTGCATCGCCGGCGAGCTCGCGCGCGGCACGCTGGTCGAGTTGCCGACCGAGGAGCCGCGCGCGCCCGAGCCCTTCTGGCTCGCCTGGAAGACCGGCGCCGAGGGGCAGGCGCTGCGCTGGTGGCGCGAGCGGCTGAACCGCACGCTGGTGCCGGCGCTGCTGCCGCGCTCGATGCTCGTCGGCTGA
- a CDS encoding 2-hydroxychromene-2-carboxylate isomerase: MISSKTSIALDCYYSLSSPWAYLGGPQLQDIVRRHHVRLALKPYDFQAVVPQTGGIPLKTRPEPRRTYHALELARWRDHLGMPLNLEPAYYPKGVPVDPNWNKYPGWMVIAAQLQGLDAQPLSHALLRALWAEERDTSQAEVRIAIADENGYDGASLQAMEQSAEVLAVYRANSAEAIEAGVFGAPTFILNGERFWGQDRLAFLDRALDRLRAKG; the protein is encoded by the coding sequence ATGATTTCTTCCAAGACCTCGATCGCGCTCGACTGCTACTACAGCCTTTCCTCGCCCTGGGCCTACCTCGGCGGTCCGCAACTGCAGGACATCGTGCGCCGCCACCACGTGCGGCTCGCGCTCAAGCCCTACGACTTCCAGGCCGTGGTGCCGCAGACCGGCGGCATTCCGCTGAAGACGCGGCCGGAGCCGCGCCGCACCTACCACGCGCTCGAACTCGCACGCTGGCGCGACCACCTGGGCATGCCGCTCAACCTGGAACCGGCCTACTACCCCAAGGGCGTGCCGGTGGACCCGAACTGGAACAAGTACCCGGGCTGGATGGTGATCGCCGCGCAACTGCAGGGGCTCGATGCGCAGCCGCTCTCGCACGCGCTGCTGCGCGCGCTCTGGGCCGAGGAACGCGACACCTCACAGGCCGAGGTGCGCATCGCGATCGCCGACGAGAACGGCTACGACGGCGCCTCGCTGCAGGCGATGGAGCAGTCGGCCGAAGTGCTTGCGGTGTACCGCGCGAACAGCGCCGAGGCCATCGAGGCCGGCGTGTTCGGCGCACCCACCTTCATCCTGAACGGCGAGCGCTTCTGGGGCCAGGACCGGCTGGCCTTCCTGGACCGGGCGCTCGATCGCCTGCGCGCGAAGGGCTGA
- a CDS encoding amidohydrolase family protein, with translation MASSHSLLLRRVRPFGRAPGSPVDLLVRDGRIAQIGPDLAAPADTPVEEGGGALLLPGLVESHTHLDKTLWGMDWYRNEVGPQLTDRIENERAFRHASGHDARAQSLALAKAFLALGTTRLRTHVDIDTQAGLRHLEGTLATREALRALQQIQIVAFPQSGLLGRPGTAELLDQALARGADVLGGLDPCAIDGDPVRSLDLLFALAGKHGCPLDIHLHEPGAMGAFSLDLILQRTAALGLQGRVAVSHGFCLGDLAERERDALLARMAKLGVVLVTSASPSRSVPPLIACRQAGVTVCGGNDGIRDTWSPYGNPDMLERAMLIGMRYNLRRDDEIEIALDTVTQSGARGCGFGDYGLEAGCRADLVLVDAQTVAQAVVARPVRRLVVAGGRIVARDGVLETGVAGL, from the coding sequence ATGGCTTCATCCCACTCGCTGCTGCTGCGCCGCGTGCGGCCTTTCGGGCGCGCGCCCGGTTCGCCGGTCGACCTGCTCGTGCGCGACGGCCGCATCGCGCAGATCGGCCCGGATCTTGCCGCCCCCGCGGACACGCCGGTCGAGGAGGGCGGCGGCGCGCTGCTGCTGCCCGGCCTGGTCGAGAGCCACACCCACCTCGACAAGACGCTCTGGGGCATGGACTGGTACCGCAACGAGGTCGGCCCGCAGCTCACCGACAGGATCGAGAACGAGCGCGCCTTCCGCCATGCGAGCGGGCACGACGCACGCGCGCAGTCGCTCGCGCTCGCGAAGGCCTTTCTCGCGCTCGGCACCACGCGGCTGCGCACGCACGTCGACATCGACACCCAGGCCGGCTTGCGCCATCTCGAAGGCACGCTCGCCACGCGCGAGGCGCTGCGCGCGCTGCAGCAGATCCAGATCGTTGCCTTCCCGCAGTCGGGCCTGCTCGGCCGGCCCGGCACGGCGGAGCTGCTCGACCAGGCGCTGGCACGCGGCGCCGACGTGCTCGGCGGCCTCGACCCCTGTGCGATCGACGGCGACCCGGTGCGCTCGCTCGACCTGCTGTTCGCGCTGGCCGGCAAGCACGGCTGCCCGCTCGACATCCATCTGCACGAGCCGGGCGCCATGGGCGCGTTCTCGCTCGACCTGATCCTGCAGCGCACCGCGGCGCTGGGCCTGCAGGGCAGGGTGGCCGTCAGCCATGGCTTCTGCCTCGGCGACCTGGCGGAACGCGAGCGCGACGCGCTGCTCGCGCGCATGGCGAAGCTCGGCGTGGTGCTCGTCACCAGCGCCTCGCCCTCGCGCAGCGTGCCGCCGCTCATCGCCTGCCGGCAGGCCGGCGTGACGGTGTGCGGCGGCAACGACGGCATCCGCGACACCTGGTCGCCCTACGGCAACCCCGACATGCTGGAACGCGCGATGCTCATCGGCATGCGCTACAACCTGCGCCGCGACGACGAGATCGAGATCGCGCTCGACACGGTCACGCAGTCGGGCGCGCGCGGCTGCGGCTTCGGCGACTACGGCCTCGAAGCCGGCTGCCGGGCCGACCTGGTGCTGGTCGATGCGCAGACCGTCGCGCAGGCGGTGGTCGCGCGGCCGGTGCGCCGGCTGGTGGTGGCGGGCGGGCGCATCGTGGCGCGCGATGGCGTGCTCGAAACGGGCGTGGCTGGGCTGTGA
- a CDS encoding hydrolase — MSKIQATPTAGATLLTPNDHTLVMIDFQSQMAFATHSIDAVTLRNNAALVAQAAAGFKVPTILTTVAEKSFSGPMFREIAEAFPGQKMLDRTSMNTWEDAAVIERVNQIGKPRIVLAGLWTSVCIVGPALSALDQGFEVYVIADASGDVSAEAHNRAMERMVQAGARPMTSLQYLLELQRDWARGETYELTTGIAKKVGGAYGIGIDYAKSMFGAHEG, encoded by the coding sequence ATGTCGAAGATCCAGGCCACCCCCACCGCCGGCGCCACCTTGCTGACCCCCAACGACCACACGCTCGTGATGATCGACTTCCAGTCGCAGATGGCCTTCGCCACGCATTCGATCGACGCGGTCACGCTGCGCAACAACGCGGCGCTGGTGGCGCAGGCGGCGGCCGGCTTCAAGGTGCCGACCATCCTCACGACCGTGGCCGAGAAGAGCTTCTCGGGCCCGATGTTCCGCGAGATCGCCGAGGCCTTCCCGGGCCAGAAGATGCTCGACCGCACCTCGATGAACACCTGGGAGGACGCGGCCGTGATCGAGCGCGTGAACCAGATCGGCAAGCCGCGCATCGTGCTCGCCGGCCTCTGGACCAGCGTGTGCATCGTGGGCCCGGCGCTGTCGGCGCTGGACCAGGGCTTCGAGGTCTACGTGATCGCCGACGCCAGCGGCGACGTCTCGGCCGAGGCGCACAACCGCGCGATGGAGCGCATGGTGCAGGCCGGCGCGCGGCCGATGACCTCGCTGCAATACCTGCTCGAGCTGCAGCGCGACTGGGCGCGCGGCGAGACCTACGAGCTCACCACCGGCATCGCGAAGAAGGTGGGCGGCGCCTACGGCATCGGCATCGACTACGCCAAGAGCATGTTCGGCGCGCACGAAGGCTGA
- a CDS encoding tripartite tricarboxylate transporter substrate binding protein has protein sequence MIHSPFSRFFRSGLLLRAGTAAVLCAAASASALAQAPADWPQQPVTLIMGFPAGSGVDVVARAIQEPLAKQLGKPVIIDYKSGAAGNIASEYVAHARPDGYTLSFGTAATHGSNAALYKKLPFDVEADFVPVAPVLDVSNVLTINPEVINVRTLKEFVDLVKANPGKYNYASTGNGAGTHMAFAEFNSRLGLTMVHVPYKGGPEAITSVVRGETCCIMNQVQTVLPHYKAGKVRLLGVTTAKPVAAVKEVPTIASSGLPGTKGFDSSIWFGIFAPKGTDPQIVDKLNAAVKAVLEQPELRERFESQGNTVRIETPAQFRKTVHENRVKWAEVAKAANISID, from the coding sequence ATGATCCATTCACCCTTCTCGCGATTCTTCCGCTCCGGCCTGCTGCTGCGCGCAGGCACCGCCGCCGTGCTGTGCGCGGCCGCGTCGGCCTCAGCGCTCGCGCAGGCGCCGGCCGACTGGCCGCAGCAACCCGTCACGCTGATCATGGGCTTTCCGGCCGGCTCGGGCGTCGACGTGGTGGCCCGCGCGATCCAGGAGCCGCTCGCGAAGCAGCTCGGCAAGCCCGTGATCATCGACTACAAGTCGGGCGCGGCCGGCAACATCGCGAGCGAGTACGTGGCGCATGCCAGGCCCGACGGCTACACGCTCTCCTTCGGCACCGCGGCCACGCACGGCAGCAATGCCGCGCTCTACAAGAAGCTGCCCTTCGACGTGGAGGCCGACTTCGTGCCGGTGGCGCCGGTGCTCGACGTCTCGAACGTGCTCACCATCAACCCCGAGGTGATCAACGTGCGGACCTTGAAGGAGTTCGTGGATCTCGTCAAGGCCAACCCCGGCAAGTACAACTATGCGTCTACAGGCAACGGCGCCGGCACGCACATGGCCTTTGCGGAATTCAATTCGCGCCTCGGGCTGACCATGGTGCACGTGCCCTACAAGGGCGGGCCCGAGGCCATCACCTCGGTGGTGCGCGGCGAGACCTGCTGCATCATGAACCAGGTGCAAACCGTGCTGCCGCACTACAAGGCCGGCAAGGTGCGCCTGCTGGGCGTGACCACGGCCAAGCCGGTGGCGGCCGTGAAGGAGGTGCCCACCATCGCCTCCAGCGGCCTGCCGGGCACGAAGGGCTTCGACAGCTCGATCTGGTTCGGCATCTTCGCGCCCAAGGGCACCGACCCGCAGATCGTCGACAAGCTCAACGCCGCGGTGAAGGCCGTGCTCGAGCAGCCCGAGCTGCGCGAGCGCTTCGAGAGCCAGGGCAACACCGTGCGCATCGAGACGCCCGCGCAGTTCAGGAAGACCGTGCACGAGAACCGCGTGAAATGGGCCGAGGTGGCGAAGGCGGCGAACATCAGCATCGATTGA
- a CDS encoding DUF1427 family protein encodes MKPYLVSLALGLLVGVIYALFQVRSPAPPVIALVGLLGILLGEQIPPLVKQLSERPAATSWLHHQVKPHVFGELPRCVQPTASGTAAARPADRSDA; translated from the coding sequence ATGAAGCCCTACCTCGTCTCCCTTGCGCTGGGCCTGCTGGTCGGCGTGATCTACGCGCTGTTCCAGGTGCGCTCGCCGGCGCCGCCGGTGATCGCGCTCGTGGGCCTGCTCGGCATCCTGCTCGGCGAGCAGATCCCGCCGCTGGTGAAGCAGCTGTCCGAGCGTCCCGCGGCCACGTCCTGGCTGCATCATCAGGTCAAGCCGCACGTGTTCGGCGAGCTGCCCCGCTGCGTGCAGCCCACGGCGAGCGGGACCGCCGCCGCCCGCCCCGCCGACCGGAGCGACGCATGA
- a CDS encoding patatin-like phospholipase family protein, whose translation MEKGKQFTILSFVGGGIRGLMSVTILQKLHERFPHLIEHTDLIAGCSTGSIITSELLAGKTPKELIEFFTSPKGEIGFYNDMNHDPRQPAYSIEKVFASQFLLHREKKVSELERKKVLFVSFNVGGLAVKDGVQTPTPWKPLMYTNMLPGLGDVLIAKAATSSGAMPGQLGSYDGNVDGAFFNHDPTVAAISLAVAAGHKLENIVAITIGTGLMHDWIASDTGPWGADQWMNGVADPFNSTPPFLMNQSKPGPVLDMCLNGTSTELMPTLAAMLLGDRYANINPRLPFFIPENTTYQQAIDLLQDKGNKADTAHAEALIEAYWWDHLPDGPVEQAEAPVAVAAAGSQAAANPPPAGKSASPSTGELNLGPYYIQQLNAGHFVLDVDGNSPDAETPVIAYAVNLPETGNQQWRFVPAGPEAPGWWYLETLMDTGFVMTVLPLGTAGEWPVVMQARQPVIEADAQLWSLQPTEVLGYWYIQSKYGASNAQAPAVITLGDDASGARVWANPISFSGFQTQAWGFKPVNW comes from the coding sequence GTGGAAAAAGGCAAGCAATTCACCATTCTTTCGTTCGTCGGCGGCGGCATACGGGGCCTGATGTCGGTCACGATCCTGCAGAAGCTCCACGAGCGCTTCCCGCACCTCATCGAGCACACCGACCTCATCGCCGGGTGCTCGACCGGATCGATCATCACGAGCGAGCTGCTGGCCGGCAAGACGCCGAAGGAGCTGATCGAGTTCTTCACCTCGCCGAAGGGCGAGATCGGGTTCTACAACGACATGAACCACGATCCGCGCCAGCCCGCGTACTCGATCGAGAAGGTGTTCGCCTCGCAGTTCCTGCTGCACCGCGAGAAGAAGGTCTCGGAGCTCGAGCGCAAGAAGGTGCTGTTCGTGTCCTTCAACGTCGGCGGGCTCGCGGTGAAGGACGGGGTGCAGACGCCCACGCCGTGGAAGCCGCTGATGTACACCAACATGCTGCCCGGCCTCGGCGACGTGCTGATCGCGAAGGCCGCCACGTCGAGCGGCGCGATGCCCGGGCAGCTGGGCTCCTACGATGGCAACGTCGACGGCGCCTTCTTCAACCACGACCCGACGGTCGCGGCGATCTCGCTGGCCGTGGCCGCGGGGCACAAGCTCGAGAACATCGTGGCCATCACCATCGGCACCGGCCTGATGCACGACTGGATCGCGAGCGACACCGGTCCGTGGGGCGCCGATCAGTGGATGAACGGCGTGGCCGATCCGTTCAACAGCACGCCGCCGTTCCTGATGAACCAGTCGAAGCCCGGGCCGGTGCTCGACATGTGCCTCAACGGCACTTCGACCGAGCTGATGCCCACGCTCGCGGCCATGCTGCTCGGCGACCGCTACGCGAACATCAATCCCCGGCTGCCCTTCTTCATTCCGGAGAACACCACCTACCAGCAGGCGATCGACCTGCTGCAGGACAAGGGCAACAAGGCCGACACCGCCCATGCGGAGGCGCTGATCGAGGCCTACTGGTGGGACCATCTGCCCGACGGCCCGGTCGAGCAGGCCGAGGCACCCGTCGCAGTGGCCGCAGCCGGGAGCCAGGCCGCGGCGAACCCGCCTCCGGCCGGCAAGTCGGCCAGCCCATCGACCGGCGAACTCAACCTGGGGCCCTACTACATCCAGCAGCTGAATGCCGGGCATTTCGTGCTCGACGTGGATGGCAACAGCCCCGACGCGGAGACGCCGGTCATCGCCTACGCCGTCAACCTGCCCGAGACCGGCAACCAGCAGTGGCGCTTCGTTCCTGCCGGCCCGGAGGCGCCCGGGTGGTGGTACCTGGAGACGCTGATGGACACCGGCTTCGTCATGACGGTGCTGCCGCTGGGCACTGCCGGCGAGTGGCCGGTGGTCATGCAGGCCAGGCAGCCGGTGATCGAGGCCGACGCGCAGCTCTGGAGCCTGCAGCCGACCGAGGTGCTCGGCTACTGGTACATCCAGAGCAAGTACGGCGCGAGCAACGCGCAGGCGCCAGCGGTGATCACGCTCGGCGACGACGCCTCGGGCGCGCGCGTGTGGGCCAATCCGATCAGCTTCTCGGGCTTCCAGACGCAGGCCTGGGGCTTCAAGCCGGTCAACTGGTAG